From one Caldithrix abyssi DSM 13497 genomic stretch:
- a CDS encoding AAA family ATPase, producing MVFVAGPRQCGKTTLAKKILEEAMGPKADKFYLTWDSAEDREKIVRERFPSGKGLLVLDEIHKNGILVTSAERFLESLI from the coding sequence ATGGTTTTCGTAGCTGGGCCACGGCAGTGCGGGAAAACCACGCTGGCTAAAAAGATTCTTGAAGAAGCAATGGGCCCAAAAGCCGATAAATTTTATCTGACCTGGGATTCTGCAGAAGATAGAGAAAAGATTGTTCGTGAACGTTTTCCGTCTGGGAAAGGTTTACTGGTTCTTGATGAAATTCATAAAAATGGGATTTTAGTCACGAGCGCCGAACGGTTTTTAGAGTCGTTAATCTGA
- a CDS encoding IS1380 family transposase — MKIKNNHKSVKTSFTGGNLTNYSGLYPIYKFMKKLGIDKLIETKLTIEGRHNQKYSLAQIFNIMILGLLGGMDRLLKIEHFSLDPLIHHLFDLNGHLDIDTIRYRFKKFSFRQNNQLIEVIGFLSNKIHRRLHTKRDILDLDSTVQTVYGKQEGAKKGFNPRHKGKRSYHPLLAFLNSTKECIAAWLRPGDAYTANNADAFLKQVLSMIVKQIRFLIVRADSGFFNDKVLSLLESYSGQIQYLVKVKLKNLEHLLKDQDWESIPELEGWEMSEFYYRAQGWSKARRFVALRKFEKIVEKDSLFPYKQYTYFCYVTNIEESPLYIHHLYGDRGESENWIEAVKNQLYAGMILTKDFWVNETFFLLSVLAYNISVWFRKLTDEKAWRQEPHSFRLWFIQLAGKITKSARQVHLRMYSSYYYKSWWSKIDSRIDALSFT; from the coding sequence ATGAAAATAAAAAATAATCATAAAAGTGTCAAAACTTCTTTTACAGGCGGCAATTTAACTAATTATTCCGGCTTATATCCAATTTACAAATTCATGAAAAAGTTAGGGATAGATAAACTAATAGAAACCAAACTTACCATAGAGGGAAGACATAATCAAAAATATTCATTGGCTCAAATTTTCAATATAATGATTCTTGGTTTACTCGGCGGTATGGATCGTCTTTTAAAAATCGAACATTTTAGTTTAGACCCTTTAATCCATCACTTATTTGATCTCAATGGGCATTTGGATATTGACACGATCCGATATCGTTTCAAAAAGTTCAGTTTTCGTCAGAATAATCAATTAATAGAAGTCATTGGTTTTCTGTCTAATAAGATTCATAGAAGACTTCATACAAAGCGTGATATATTGGATTTGGATTCTACGGTTCAGACGGTCTATGGCAAACAAGAAGGTGCAAAAAAAGGATTTAATCCCAGGCATAAAGGCAAACGTAGCTACCATCCCTTATTAGCTTTTCTCAACAGTACCAAAGAGTGTATTGCGGCCTGGCTTCGACCTGGGGATGCCTACACCGCCAATAATGCGGATGCCTTTTTAAAACAGGTGCTTTCTATGATAGTCAAGCAAATAAGATTTTTAATTGTCCGTGCCGATAGTGGCTTTTTTAATGACAAAGTTCTGAGCCTATTAGAAAGTTACTCCGGCCAGATTCAATATTTAGTCAAAGTCAAGTTAAAAAATCTGGAACATCTACTAAAGGACCAGGATTGGGAATCAATTCCGGAATTAGAAGGTTGGGAGATGAGCGAATTTTATTATCGTGCGCAAGGTTGGTCAAAGGCCAGACGTTTTGTAGCGTTACGTAAATTTGAGAAGATAGTAGAAAAAGACAGTTTATTTCCTTACAAACAATATACTTATTTTTGTTATGTCACCAATATAGAAGAAAGCCCGCTTTATATACATCATTTATATGGAGATCGTGGAGAGAGCGAGAACTGGATCGAGGCGGTCAAAAATCAATTATATGCTGGTATGATTTTGACCAAAGATTTTTGGGTAAATGAAACATTTTTTCTTTTAAGTGTATTGGCTTACAATATAAGTGTTTGGTTTCGGAAATTAACCGATGAGAAGGCCTGGCGCCAGGAGCCCCATAGTTTTAGACTCTGGTTTATTCAATTAGCCGGAAAGATTACCAAATCGGCCAGACAAGTACACCTAAGAATGTACAGTTCTTATTATTACAAGAGCTGGTGGTCTAAAATAGATTCAAGAATAGACGCCTTGAGTTTTACGTAA
- a CDS encoding FlgD immunoglobulin-like domain containing protein: MLKKILISIFFLLAPSLFAQNYTLELHLNNGSVINFPVAEIQKIIFEGVTDIEDAQRIVQAIKTFKVLKNYPNPFNPSTTIEYQLPRNGKVEIRIYNLVGQLVKTLVSENQGAGKHRVKWNGRDKQGNKVASGLYIYQVTFGNERISKKMILVK, encoded by the coding sequence ATGTTAAAAAAAATTTTAATATCCATCTTTTTTCTGCTGGCCCCATCTCTTTTTGCGCAAAATTATACGCTGGAATTACATTTAAACAATGGCAGCGTGATTAACTTTCCGGTAGCAGAAATTCAAAAAATCATCTTTGAAGGCGTTACGGATATTGAAGACGCGCAGCGAATTGTTCAGGCAATAAAAACGTTTAAGGTATTGAAAAACTATCCTAATCCGTTCAATCCCAGTACGACTATCGAGTACCAACTACCCCGTAATGGCAAAGTGGAAATCAGGATTTATAATCTCGTTGGGCAGCTGGTAAAAACTCTTGTTTCTGAAAATCAAGGGGCAGGCAAGCACAGAGTAAAATGGAATGGACGCGATAAACAGGGAAATAAAGTAGCCAGCGGATTATACATTTACCAGGTAACTTTTGGTAATGAGCGCATTTCCAAAAAGATGATATTAGTAAAATAG
- a CDS encoding WD40/YVTN/BNR-like repeat-containing protein, with protein MNKEIQYIVLLVLLMFIKVYSSYKWIKIREIDIDVQAVFFADTASGWIVGNENQTGKIFKTFDGGYTWILVDFINGVLNDIYFIDENNGWAIGHDMIYNKGIVLKTINRGINWKRIRLPYNVYLKRCQFLDSNSGWMIYNMARDTIFYTNNGGEDWEVKKIGSNKKIFSFDFVSEDTGWVCCSEGNIYKSVDGGNNWINQKIPIDWPVLVIDFLNNKLGWCVTGNSAAFLQTKDGGKNWDILLESMTPCGIFSFLFMDHKTGWACGCNEIFHTTDGGYRWIREIEVSVYLKDIFFVDSLHGWSVGDKTILKTIPTDTLGTFVVNSPSNNINTFLLKQNFPNPFNSSTVIRYKITKVSYVTINIFNFSGQKIRSLVSKKYIPGNYSITWDGTNDYGQPVSSGVYYYQIRFNDKVESKKMILIR; from the coding sequence ATGAACAAAGAAATTCAATACATTGTATTATTAGTTTTGTTAATGTTTATTAAAGTTTATTCTTCATATAAATGGATAAAAATTAGAGAAATAGACATTGATGTTCAAGCTGTATTTTTTGCTGATACAGCAAGCGGTTGGATTGTTGGTAATGAAAACCAAACAGGTAAAATTTTTAAAACATTTGATGGTGGATACACTTGGATTTTGGTTGATTTCATAAATGGCGTTTTAAATGATATCTATTTTATTGATGAAAATAATGGTTGGGCTATCGGACATGATATGATTTATAATAAAGGAATAGTTTTAAAAACTATAAACAGAGGAATTAACTGGAAACGGATCAGGTTACCTTATAATGTATACCTTAAAAGATGCCAATTTCTTGATTCAAATTCTGGTTGGATGATATATAACATGGCAAGAGACACTATTTTTTATACAAATAATGGTGGAGAAGATTGGGAAGTAAAAAAAATTGGTTCTAATAAAAAAATTTTTTCTTTTGATTTTGTTTCAGAAGATACAGGCTGGGTGTGTTGTTCTGAAGGGAATATATATAAATCGGTAGATGGTGGTAATAATTGGATAAATCAAAAAATTCCAATTGATTGGCCAGTTTTAGTGATAGATTTTTTAAATAATAAGTTGGGATGGTGCGTTACAGGAAATAGCGCTGCCTTCCTCCAAACAAAAGATGGTGGCAAAAATTGGGATATTCTATTAGAAAGCATGACGCCGTGTGGAATTTTTTCTTTTTTATTCATGGATCATAAAACAGGCTGGGCCTGCGGGTGTAATGAAATATTTCATACTACAGATGGAGGATACCGTTGGATAAGAGAAATTGAAGTCTCTGTCTATCTGAAGGATATTTTTTTTGTTGATTCCTTACATGGTTGGTCTGTTGGTGATAAAACAATTTTAAAAACAATTCCCACAGACACATTAGGAACTTTCGTCGTAAATAGCCCTTCTAATAATATCAACACATTTTTACTTAAACAAAATTTCCCAAATCCATTTAATTCTTCTACAGTAATTAGATATAAAATTACTAAAGTTTCCTATGTGACAATAAATATTTTTAACTTTTCAGGACAAAAAATTCGGTCATTGGTGAGTAAAAAATATATTCCAGGAAATTACTCTATAACATGGGATGGTACCAATGATTATGGACAGCCAGTCTCCAGCGGAGTGTATTATTATCAGATTCGCTTTAACGATAAAGTGGAAAGCAAAAAAATGATCTTGATAAGATAG
- a CDS encoding LamG domain-containing protein has translation MYRKLLFSFIFILFSTSLSLAQTLNIHTTDGNVHSYNLMDIDSITFNVGETPTQGLIAYYPFNGNANDESGNGNNGIVSGAVLDTNRLGIQDKSYRFDGIDDYIKIPPIDLGNTRTISVWTKTTITDTSQSIIFRGNVYWGAYYFYLYITETGEYQYGHLPNGVRVTSDVVVADNKWHHLVTTWDGSTCNLYVDGELIKTEPYTQFPNGRYNDDVYIGTAHHNNDSLVKFFRGNIDDVRIYNRVLTETEILYLYHEGGWK, from the coding sequence ATGTACAGGAAACTTCTTTTTTCATTCATATTTATTTTATTTAGCACATCCTTAAGCTTAGCCCAAACTTTAAACATCCACACGACCGACGGGAATGTGCATTCTTACAATTTGATGGATATTGATAGCATCACCTTTAATGTAGGAGAAACGCCAACCCAGGGGCTGATTGCCTACTATCCCTTCAACGGCAATGCTAATGATGAAAGTGGGAATGGCAACAACGGCATTGTAAGTGGGGCAGTACTTGATACGAATAGACTTGGAATACAAGATAAGTCTTATAGATTTGACGGAATTGATGATTATATAAAAATACCGCCAATAGATTTAGGAAACACTAGAACAATTTCGGTATGGACAAAAACAACAATTACCGATACGAGCCAATCAATTATTTTTAGAGGGAATGTTTATTGGGGGGCCTATTATTTTTATTTATATATAACCGAAACCGGTGAATATCAATATGGCCATCTTCCTAACGGTGTTCGAGTGACAAGCGATGTCGTTGTAGCTGATAATAAGTGGCATCATCTTGTAACAACTTGGGATGGGAGTACATGCAATTTATATGTTGATGGCGAGTTAATAAAAACAGAACCATATACACAATTTCCTAATGGAAGATATAATGATGATGTTTATATAGGCACAGCTCATCATAACAATGATTCTTTGGTGAAGTTTTTTAGAGGAAATATTGACGATGTACGGATTTATAATCGAGTATTGACAGAAACGGAGATTCTTTATCTTTATCATGAAGGCGGTTGGAAGTAG
- a CDS encoding IS1634 family transposase — protein MFIKEVTKKNKGYDKTFVYHQLVESYRTEKGPRQRKLLNLGKLTIPKDQWKTLANRIEEIISGQTSLIEVDEQIEQLAQRYASLLIQNKLKQEKVEKKESPQETETIFTGSVKFRDARSIGGEYISLMMLRKLKFNELLKKLGFKEKDIKLAELLIVGRLVHPSSEWATLRWVKKQSAIDELLELDLSRLSHNKLYRITDQLLEHKDKIENGLVEQERLLFSLQEKIILYDLTNTYFESSRTSELKARGRSKDKRHDMPLVTLGLVLDEDGFPKESRLFSGNVSEPETLSKILDTIGGKVRKLIILDAGIATEENLQLITKRGHDYLVVSRSKPEIEIEENAFKEINHDQRHKVEAYLYRKDKELYLYCRSASRQKKEEAIRQFHQQRFEAGLKYAAESLHKKRGTKKYPKVLERIGRIKERHAKVAYFYDITVKHHNGIVTEISWKIKDEQKMDDRFSGTYYLRTSRLDLTDREIWQLYISLTDVEDGFRSLKSELGLRPNFHQKDKRIEGHIFISILAFHVLISLQKQLHDAGVYHRWTTIRELLSVQQRVSVEMKTQKGDLLVIRDTTEPEAIHYLMAQAFKIKPKPLGMKKIRI, from the coding sequence ATGTTTATTAAAGAAGTCACAAAAAAGAATAAAGGGTACGATAAAACCTTCGTTTACCATCAATTGGTCGAATCCTATCGTACTGAAAAAGGCCCAAGACAAAGAAAATTGCTCAACCTGGGCAAGCTTACCATTCCTAAAGACCAATGGAAAACACTTGCCAATCGCATCGAAGAGATCATAAGCGGACAAACTTCACTGATCGAAGTGGATGAGCAAATTGAACAATTAGCCCAGCGCTATGCCTCGCTTTTAATTCAAAACAAACTAAAACAAGAAAAGGTAGAAAAAAAAGAAAGCCCACAGGAAACCGAGACCATTTTTACGGGCTCTGTCAAATTCAGAGATGCTCGCAGTATAGGAGGCGAATACATCAGTTTGATGATGTTAAGAAAGCTTAAGTTCAATGAACTTTTAAAAAAGCTGGGCTTTAAGGAGAAGGATATTAAACTGGCCGAACTGTTGATCGTTGGGCGCCTGGTGCACCCCTCAAGCGAATGGGCGACCTTACGCTGGGTCAAAAAGCAAAGCGCCATCGATGAGCTTTTAGAGTTAGACCTTTCAAGACTTTCTCACAATAAACTTTATCGAATTACGGATCAATTATTAGAACATAAGGACAAAATCGAGAATGGTTTAGTAGAGCAAGAGCGTCTGTTATTTTCCTTGCAGGAAAAGATCATCCTGTACGATTTAACCAATACGTATTTTGAGAGTAGCCGTACCAGTGAACTCAAGGCTCGCGGACGTAGTAAAGATAAGCGTCACGATATGCCCCTGGTTACTTTAGGCCTGGTATTGGATGAGGATGGATTCCCCAAGGAGAGTCGTCTTTTCTCTGGCAATGTTTCCGAACCAGAGACTTTGTCTAAAATTCTGGATACGATAGGCGGCAAAGTCAGGAAATTGATTATTTTAGATGCCGGGATTGCCACAGAAGAGAACTTGCAACTGATCACAAAGCGTGGACACGACTATCTGGTTGTCTCACGCAGTAAACCGGAAATCGAGATCGAAGAAAATGCTTTTAAAGAGATTAATCACGATCAACGCCATAAAGTGGAAGCCTATCTTTACCGTAAGGATAAAGAGCTTTATTTATACTGTCGCAGCGCCTCAAGGCAAAAGAAAGAGGAAGCCATTCGACAATTTCATCAGCAGCGCTTTGAGGCGGGGTTGAAATATGCGGCGGAGAGTTTGCACAAGAAACGAGGCACGAAGAAATATCCCAAGGTTTTAGAACGCATTGGCCGTATAAAGGAACGCCATGCAAAAGTGGCCTATTTTTATGATATTACGGTTAAGCATCACAATGGTATCGTGACAGAGATCAGCTGGAAGATAAAAGATGAGCAAAAGATGGATGATCGATTTTCCGGCACGTATTATTTACGGACGAGTCGTCTGGATTTAACGGATCGTGAGATTTGGCAGCTCTACATCAGTTTAACGGATGTGGAGGATGGATTTCGCTCGTTGAAGAGTGAATTAGGCTTAAGGCCTAATTTTCACCAGAAGGATAAACGCATTGAAGGGCATATTTTCATTTCGATTTTAGCCTTTCATGTATTGATAAGTCTTCAAAAACAATTACATGATGCAGGCGTTTATCATCGCTGGACAACCATTCGTGAATTACTTTCCGTACAGCAGCGAGTAAGCGTGGAGATGAAAACTCAGAAAGGAGATTTATTAGTTATAAGAGATACGACCGAACCGGAGGCGATTCATTATTTAATGGCGCAGGCATTTAAGATCAAGCCCAAGCCATTAGGTATGAAAAAGATAAGAATTTAA
- a CDS encoding CsgG/HfaB family protein, producing the protein MILKINIFVLIFCLLYLQINPVFSQNKKYKLKPTIAVLNFYANTGYQEVDAMLSLGTPETIITDLSNIDEIDVIERNRIVDVMKEISLNLSGVIDEYSAQKAGKLLGAQYILIGNWQKFGSLYRVNARLIETETGKIIVGIKETGTEETLFDIQDNISEQILSKLSIDLTDSEKAKLRKRETISINAFKEFSQGLMAYDSGDKAKLKYHMSKALEIDPNYVKPKEYIYVPINERGEEMRWGLGIDNLIGPPQAKSETEMRLKNGIFGAIVCGIVLGGGSALLKKDNSVSATSLIITSSVLGFFIGYSNDVKKKEKNK; encoded by the coding sequence ATGATTTTAAAAATAAACATATTTGTATTAATATTCTGTTTGCTATATTTGCAAATTAACCCAGTATTTTCTCAAAATAAAAAATATAAGTTAAAACCAACTATTGCAGTTTTAAATTTCTATGCAAACACTGGATATCAAGAAGTAGATGCCATGTTATCTCTTGGTACCCCTGAAACAATTATAACAGATTTGTCAAATATTGATGAAATTGATGTGATTGAAAGGAATAGAATTGTTGATGTAATGAAAGAAATATCTCTAAATCTATCAGGAGTTATTGATGAATATTCAGCACAAAAAGCGGGGAAATTATTAGGAGCTCAATATATTTTAATAGGTAATTGGCAAAAGTTTGGATCGTTATACAGAGTTAATGCTCGTTTAATAGAAACAGAAACGGGAAAAATAATTGTCGGTATTAAGGAAACGGGTACTGAAGAAACTTTATTTGACATCCAAGATAATATAAGTGAACAGATTTTATCTAAATTATCAATAGATTTAACGGATTCAGAAAAAGCAAAATTAAGAAAAAGAGAAACTATTTCAATTAATGCTTTCAAGGAATTTAGTCAAGGTTTAATGGCATATGATTCCGGAGATAAAGCAAAATTAAAGTATCACATGAGTAAAGCATTAGAAATAGATCCTAATTATGTAAAGCCAAAAGAATATATTTATGTTCCCATTAACGAAAGAGGTGAAGAAATGAGGTGGGGGTTAGGCATTGACAATCTAATCGGTCCGCCTCAAGCAAAATCAGAAACTGAGATGAGATTAAAAAACGGTATATTTGGTGCGATTGTTTGTGGAATAGTGCTTGGAGGAGGTAGTGCTTTATTGAAAAAGGATAACAGTGTAAGTGCTACATCTCTTATCATAACTTCCTCTGTATTAGGATTTTTTATAGGTTATTCTAATGACGTAAAAAAGAAAGAAAAAAATAAATGA